DNA from Ictalurus punctatus breed USDA103 chromosome 20, Coco_2.0, whole genome shotgun sequence:
CTCTTACAAGAGAGACCTGACCAAGGTAGCAGCTGTAGAAATTTCACACTTTATTATTTCAAGTAATATTGAAGCCATATAAtaccatataaaaaaaaaatttaatttaacaatCCAAGCAGCCCAGCCCAGCCAGTCTAATAATTGAAAATGTATAAGAATTCGCATCAGTCCAAACTTCATTCATGTAAAATTGTTCTTTTGCTAAGATATTCTTCTGTTTAACAGGGTAATTAAGTAACCCTGCATGCACACTACTGAGAAAACAAATGCAGATGGAGCAGTATGATAGTAAGTCTAATGTATGTGAATTTGATATCAACTAAGTTTTATTCTCTAaagttgtaataataattgACTACAAGAAAATAATTTGCTGTTACATAGTTGATGACTGATAATCAATATTGGGCCATTTTAAATGGGGAAAGACAAGTCAAATCTGAGTTATTTAGTTTCATGCAATGACTAAATTTAATATTGAAAACCCTAccaaatggggggggggggggggactgatTTGTCTTCTCTCTATATTTTCCTGCAGGGGAGATGTGTACTATAGAAGAAAGATCTGCACAATCAACTGACCACTTAAAAGTTACTATTGTGGCTCAGGgtggaaatgttttttctcCAATTTTTCATAATGTTCAAGGAGCAGGGTGCATGACCCTCACACAAAGTGTTGGTGGTAAGGTTTACTATTTTATAGTTCGATTTAAATTACAGTTGTAAATTAAATTGGAAATTGTTGAATATATAGTGACATTTTACATGAGACATAATATATACAGAAATTGTGAATGATTGCTTTAATGAACCTTTGTGTAGGTGCAAACTTATCAGAATGTGAGGCCAGAGGTATGTTAACTTGCCATTTTTATGATAGTTTAGATATTGCAATTTATCTCTTAATCAACAATATCTCATAAAATTTGTTCATCATTTGTTCAGCAGTCCATATTCAGTTAATATAAtcttatttggtcatttatcaTTGTTTTTTGTTCCTAGATATGACCTCTGTGATGACAGAGTATAAGGAGTCAGTAGTGTCCATGTATGCATACACTCGGGAATATACCTCCTGTCCTGGTGAGCATGTGCTCCTAGCAGATCGTTATGTTGATCCACTGATCATTCAGAGACACAGagtgaagaaagagagagaaaaagaaatgtgcTCCAAAGGAAAGGACTTTTTCAACCTCAGGACATATGATACCAACCAAAGCACTGGTATTGATGACTTATTTAGTCAAGAGGATGGTCCAAACAATGAATGTCCAAAAGCTGTCATTCTCCAAGGAAATTCTGGAAATGGAAAGTCTTTCATGGCACAAAAAATCATTCTGGATTGGGCCAAGGGAGATCTCTTTGCAGGGATCTTTGATGTAGTCTTTCACCTTAGATGCTCAGAGCTTAATGCTATTTCTGGGGACATAAGTCTGGTGGAACTTCTAAACTGCAGTGAAGAAATGACTCAGATCCTAAAAGATAAGGAAAAGAGAGTTCTTTTCCTGGTGGATGGGTTTGATGAGCTCAGACGTTCTCTGCCTGAAAAGGCATTGCCTATCAGAGTTGATATCCAGGCTAAACCTGCTGCCATCCTGAGCTCCCTTTTGAGGGGAATCATGTTAAAAGAGTCCTTCTTGCTGATCACTACGAGGTCAACATCTACAAAAAAATTAGGAAAACTGCTCAAGTGTCCACAACGCTTTACTGAGATTATTGGCTTTTCTGAGAAGGGAGTGCAAGAATATTTTCAAAAGTTCTTTGAGGACAAGGATCTTTCAAATCAAGTGCATGACCAAGTAAAGACAAATGAGGCTCTCTACACAGCTTGCTTCAGCCCTGTAATGTGCTGGCTTATCTGCAACGTCTTTAAGCAAAAGCACAACATGGGTACAAGAATGACAAGTGGATTGAAAAGTACCACCTCCATTTTCATTGATTTTGTATTTATCCTGCTTGAACATCATTGCCAAGATTTAAATCAAACTGAACAGTTTAACATGCTGAAGAACCTTGGCCAGCTTGCTGAAGAAGGAATGCTTAAAGGCAAAATCCTATTTGAAAGACAATTTGTTCCTGAGGTGATCTTAAATCTAGTTGGCCTCCCTTTCCTCTGCACTTTTCACCACAGAGAGGGAACTCATGTGaaggaaatgtttagttttttgCATCTTAGCTTTCAAGAGTTCTTTGCTGCACTCTTCTACGTCTTACTCGACAAGGCAGAGGCTGAGACAAAAATCAATCAACTGCTATCATCAGTTTCAGATCTGTTTAAAATGTCCAAAAATTCCCATTTGCTACCAGTCATCCAATGTCTTTTTGGACTCTCCAACAAGAAAGTGATCAACTTAATCAATGAAAAACATCAACACGTAGTATCTCGGAAAATTGGTTCCCTGCTGGAGAAATGGATGCACACATTTGTAAAAAATGATATGATGACACATTTCAGCAGTTTCACCCTTCACTGCTTGTATGAGGTCAATGACAAGAATGTTGTTATGAATATTATGAAAATTTGGGAAACAGGGAGGGCTGGGGTTAACATTTTGCTGAGTTCTTCACAGATGACAGACTACCGTGCAGCAGCATACTGTCTGCAGTTCTGTAGACGCATCAGAAGCCTGTATCTGTGTGCAAGTACAATGCAGACTCTAAAAATGATGGAAACAGCACTGAGCAAATGTTATGAACTACAGTTAGTATTAATATCACCAACAAATAGACTATATGTCAGGAGTAAAACATGATGAGGCatgctgtaggaaaataatcaacgaacTAATCAACGATGACGTTAATTATTTTGCAATAACAGCATTTCCTCAAATGTTTACCtctgttataccacagcaaattgaCAACGATTACAGTTTGTAAtttgttaaagaacaacacatctcaatgttaaccatttatagttatatttaatgttgcggaTTAAAagatagttcctgttatcatttaagTTATAgacattccctcaccagccattttctttcttgaagttaataataataataataaaaaaacccaaccaAAGCAAAAAACCTCAAAGAAACAAGGCAGTCAGAAAACGTTGTTAagcaacaccttctaaccaatcagatctgagaatTCCAAAGCACTgtgaaataaatagaaattttaTCCTGCAGCTACAATGATTTAGCTTCCAATTTACAATTtaataaaaagttaaataatgactttgctgtggtatgattatatatatatatatatatatatatatatatatatatatatatatatatatatatatatatatatatatatatatatttcttttaggTCTGAAATATCAATTGCATCATTGAATCAGTGATAATTTTTTTCCCAGTTTAACAGTGAATTATGTGTCAGATGATGATGCAGTCTATCTGATCTCTGCTATGGGAAAAGGAAAACATCTTCAATGTCTGAGGTGATCATAATACAGTTTGGGGTAACACTTTCGAATGCTTACTTGGAACTATTGCTAAGCAGGGACAAATGAGTGCTATTATTACCTTACTTTTAACTACCAATAAAAACTGGTTAACTACTCagtaagtaataataaacaaataattggGTTAATTCTATTTTAAACTATTAACTATTTAATAATTTCTTAGTCTTACAGATCTCCTACTATTAGCAAACTATACAGATTTCTATGTAAAATATCATCAGCAGTGATTGAGAAGGCACATCTGAAACACACTCATGGGTATAATGAATGTGAACACTGAGGATTATTTACTTTGTCATCCTTTCTCCTTCCCCCAATACCTTTGGAGGAGAAATTAAAAGTAGATAGACTAACCACACACTGTCCAACTGAagtaaaaaatacatataaaggACAGATGAATTTCGTGTCTTTTGGTTCACAAAAAGTGTTACAACTCTTCTGTTTACCATGCATGATATTTGGAATGAAACtcattcttattatgccatAAATTAGACCATGTGATATAATGAATTGCTCAGTTCTAATAGTTTTAATGTTGAGCTGTTAAGggataatatattttaatgctcCTATCTAATATCATGACCAGCCTTTAATGGTCtatatgatttattattgttaGCTCAGAGTAGTCTGAGGATTGTTATGTGTAATAGTCCTAAGAACAATAATATAACATGGTTACCCATTAACATTGACTGTGGTGTTATTGTTAATAAATGCTATTGGtagttaataaaagtattactAAAAGACCTGCTTAGGAAATGGTAttgtaaagtttattttatccaCAGCTCAGTAACAGAATGTAGACTATAAAAGCGTATATTTTCTGCCCTGGTTACACTTCAACACAGGTTAGAAGATGGTAGTCTGTCTGACCACAGTGTACAGATGATCATGAGCACTTTGCCCAAGCAAAGATCTGTTGTTGATGTTCATCTCACAGTGAAGGCCATTAATCACAACAACACTGAAATCCTCATGAACTTTCACAAATGTCTGAAGGCTTCAGGACAATTCAGGTAAAACTTGCAGAGCTCAAGTAAGCCAAAAGTAACTATCAAGAATatagtgaaaaaataaaaaaaatgccacTTATTTTGTTATCATTCATAATTATCTAATCAATATAATGAATGAGCACCTATTCACCAATGATTTGGCTGACTAAAAAACTTATAGTACGTTTAGAATGTTGTATGCATAATAAAACCAGTGCCTGTCCATATTTACACAGCTTGAAGGTGGCTACTTTAAAGAACCAAGAGGAAAGCCTTTGCTCACATTTTGCAATACATAATTATAACTTGTGAGTCCATTTTTCTATGTTGTATTCATACAGCttatatgaatataaaaattatttaattaaaattatcatttgaaattccttttttattttttgtgaattttttttcttcattccagGTACGAAATAACTATTAAGCACAATGTTGTGGAATCCTCTGTGAAATGTGGACTGGCTCTTGTGTACCTCTCAGTGGCCTTTGACTCAGTGATATCCCACAATGACATGAAACATCTCCTTCGGATATCATATAATCTTAAAGAAATGTAAGTGTATGCTGCCTTCTTCTGgttgtgaaatgtatttaaataataataaaaaaaaataataatttctgtcAAAAACATGTTACTCCACATGAGGGATTCACATTGACTATTCTCATTGTTTgattttgatttcatttcatcATACAAACAGACTTAGTACCATGttgtaactatacataacacagATTCGACTGAATTAGAATACACCAACTACATTGCTTGTAGTAAAGAACTTGTCACTATATTTAAATCctgcaaaaaataatattaaaaaataataacactcCTTCTTGTTGATTAATGTTTTCAAGTCCTCAGTTTGAGGAGCATGTAGATGCACTTCTGTCTTTCCTCCATTCTATACCTGGTTTAACTACAGTGAAGCTGGATGCTAAAAATTTGAGTCTGAAAAGTGCTTCAAAGATCCTCACTTTCTCCCAAAACAGACCCAGTGTTGGACGTCATTCCATTCGGTAAATAGACAAtgcaaaaatacacaaactagAAAACATGGATGATCCATAAATATCATATATAGGTTACATGGATTTCTACTTTCTACACCTGCTTCCAACACCATTTTTCTGACAAACTACAAATTCAAATACAATCTACATTTAAGCATTTTAAGACAATGCAGTATTACTAGACTGCTTTGtatttcaaattaaatgaacTTTTAAATCTTTGCAATCTTTGGCTATACACGAATGTGAAAATAAGTGGTAGCCACACTGAAAACTACATGTAAAACTaaccaggaaataaataaatataaaatacagttttattctGTTTGCCTGAACAGTTTCcatttgtttttgcattgtttGCTAGGTTTGATGTGGATAGTCTCAGAGGTATCAATGAGGAGGACATCTGCTCTCTGTCATTGTTCACAGATGATCTTGtgtaagaaatgttttttttttttctgaatacatttttgctaaaaaaaaaaactaactaaacAAACCTTCACAGACATTCCCATAGTGCccacaaaaccaaaagaaaatcTTAGCAAGTTTATCTTAAATATAggacacaggtttatataatatttacaattatgagattattatacaataatattaatattattgtcaAGCTTATTTCTAGACATATATAATATGTTTGAAATGTTCATTGTAATTGTTCTTTTTTCTAGAAACAAGCTATGCTTATTTTGCAATGTTCATTGTAATTATTAATTGCTTTTTCAGTTATGTGGATGGTGTGATACTACACCTGAAATTAAAAGTGCACAGTTCAAGGTATGATAAGATGGCGGGGGCTCGGTGGTGGTGGATGAGGAAGTCAGAAATATTATACACCATTATTAAAGTATAATTTGGACATGAATGTAAAAAACATGAATAAGTAAATTGTTAATTATTCAAGTTACATAGGGCATGGCAGAGTGTTGCTAGTTAGGAATGTGTGTGGAAAGTAGGATAGAGCTAGAATAtgtctacaaatattttttctttaataatggcATTCACTTCTGTTAAAGATTtgtatgaaattatttttgaatGGATTTGTTTCAGTCTTCAGGATGCATATGAAACTGAATTCAAAGCAATACTCCTGCAACTCTCACTGACATTTCCACCTATGGAGGGTGCCACTGTTAACTGGGaagttttattcaaaatgaGTAGCCACCTGATGAAATCAAATCAAAGGCATGTATGCGtttgaataatatttattatatattttgatgtttttctttttatgcttTTATGTAACTTGGAACTTGGAAAATCACAGTTAGGAATTTGTAATGGTCATTTTATTTGgaacttatttattattttactatttgacattttatttggaagcagtttaattaatttaattaattaagtgcTAGAATATAAAGTGCTTTTTTTCTAAGCATATGCTTGCTTATAAGTAGTTTATTACATTtcttaatataaatgtatttattttttgcagaaCATGTTTCTCCTTGGACAAGCAAATGAGCACTATCTTTTCAGTTCTCCAATCTGTGCCATCTCTAACGGAGGTTAATTTACACTTGAGAAGCTTACCTGAGAATTGGGCAgctgaaatgatttattttctccagGCCTGTTCTAGTCTACCATTCTTTGAGTATGATCATACTTTGTAACATCTGATATTTGTCTTACCCTATATGgcagatttttattatatatatttattgcagATTGAGAGTGGGCAATGGAGGTGAAACTCTGGGAATGATCAGAGGAGAAGCCCTGAGGTTAGCATtgagttaaacacacacacacacacacacacacacacacacacacacattgcttcTAAACATACAAAACCTTAACATCACATACCATTTCtactttaaatataaaaatactacAAAACCTTGCTTCTTTAGAGCATATATAAGTTATTCATTATAGACAAGTTGTCTCCTACCATATGCATTCATATGAACTCATTTGATTTTTAGAACActgactccccccccccccccccctctctgtctctctctctcaggtcttctGACAAAAATTCCATACTGTCTTTTGGATGCCGTCATTTGGATTATCATGACTATCACGGCTGGATGTATGTTTTAAATTGTGCTGACAAACATATTGTCACCGTAAAATAACATACAAATAGTtaatttaatattattgtttttatactaGCAAATTCAGCCTAATAATATTCTGAACTGATGACTAAATTAATAATTGTCCAAAATTCTTTCCTAAAAAACAGATCACCACCAGGTTATATGGCAGGTGATGTTCACAGTGTGCTGCCCTGTATCACCCTCACCATAACAAACAACACAGATTTCTTCAACAATTCTTGGACAACATTCTTCCATCATTATAATCAGCTTAAAGCAATGACTGAGCTGTGAGTGATATGGCATTTAGACCTTATCTAAATACAAACGCTAATGAAACAACAAATTAAAAAGAACATATTTGTCGCATGTGGTTAGCATCAATGTAATGTGCTTTATATTGATTTATACAGTCATACAGTTATACAGTTTTACAGTTGCTGTATATTGCAGATGTCCAGAGTATGATCAGTGCCTGGACGGATTGTTATCTGTCATGAACACTATTCCTGCTCTGAAAGAGGTAGAGCTGGCATTGAGATTTTTCACAGCTCATGTTGCTTCCAGCATTCTGCAGCTTTTTCAGACCTCTTCCAGTCTGTGTAAGATTGAGTGAGTGCGCAACCTTTctgtaataatacataaaagGTTCATTTGTTTCAATTTATACTGTAATCTATATAGCTTTTCTGGCTTGATTATATTGGATTGTATCATGTGTTTTctgagaaaaaataataaactatacTGTTTGAAGGATAACTGTTTTCTTATCAATTTTATTATAGAATAAAagtaatttgttttgttttcttttgttttgtgtttctcttAATTTGAGCTAGTGTTATGCTGTCAAGGCAAATAAGGAGAGATCGTGCTGATGAACAGAATGCCAGGGAAGATTGGAAAAGGTAGTagcaatttttctttttattacatGGTGCATTCTGTATGATTCGCATAATATCTTGATAaaattaaaagtttttattgAGTAATTCTTTAATATAGAATAAACTGCAGTGGCTGGATGTGTTACCCATTTCCACTCTAAAATGCTAATCTGAAACCCGTATTCATCATGTCAGTGTCAcgacttcccctttaagcagcgtgctgaaGAGCATGTGAATGCACGCTGCTGTGCAAGgtgcgtgagcacctgctttttcgttcttgacattcgtgacatttggacacgtgcatttgttatgttttgttatgtctcctccctgttccgtcattggttattgtgtcacgtgtgtccgaattgccctcagccgtcagccattacgaagttgattatatatgtgtgtatatatgccacgtgcctcccagcacacagcgcgAAATAGAGTCCCGCGCTATAGTTCATggttcttgttttgttcctcgaccctgtatttccgCGACCTTGATCCTTGCCTtgcccctttatgcctgtttgccgatcgcctgacctcttgcatgtttgtggattacgttttggatcacgttttggatttgtctgcctgtcgctctcttaaataaacctgtttttaCTGCgtttgcatcctaccttatctccgttacgtcacgatacgtgCCAGTCAGACTATTTCTTCAAGTGCTCAACTTGATCTGAAAACATAAAGAAGACAGCAATGTTTAATTACTGCAATACTTTTCTTAAACATATGCTTACTAATTAGACTGAGACAGATTATATTGATGTGGGGCAGGTGGCAGAATACTTTCTATTTAAGGGCACTTGTCCTGATTGACAGTGCAAATTATTTTGGTTTCAACAAATGTCTAAATGGAACTTTGGCATTTCATAGTAAATTCTCCAAAGCTGGTGTATAGTATATCATATTTGAGACATAACAATGAattatgtttataattttttttttttaaagttaattcTAAGGTGATTTTGTTTAGGTAAGTGTGGAAAATTCAGTGTTCTGCATAATCAGTTTTGGATCTGTTTGCAACACATTGTGCAGGAACTATTCTAATTTAccttaatataaaaataaatgaaacttttaGAGGTATGTCTTTGATTTCAAAGAGATTTGTATCTTTTTTTGTTAGTATCTTCACCTATGGATGCCAGTTTGTATGCTTAATTCACTATGCATCATTAACATTTAGGTTCCAAACAGCATCCAGAAATACTGTTTAAACACTGTCAGTCCCATATCTCTACACTGGCTCACATTCATGGTTTTATGTTATGCTGAaatgccaaaagtatgtggccACCATTCTACTTATTgggttttgttattgtttaccCACACCCACTGCTAAGGTACATAAAATCAGATATACAACCATTCACTGTTCATAGACAAACACCGAACTTAGAATGGGCCATACTAAAGTTCAGTGACATTTACCAAGAgttataaaaacatttagatTAAATGTAATCATGCAATCATCAATAGAAAAATGCAATCTcaaatatttgaatgaattgttTGAGTGGCTTTGATGGTGCTATGCAATGCTTTCATGCAGTTTCCAGAGTGACGATGAAGGGGACAGTGTCTATTCAGATATTAGTGACTCAAACAGATCAGCAGAATTCAGGTatcaaaatgacttgctttgGTATGTGAatcatgtattatttattattaattaaatattctGAGATAATTTTCAGCtccatttaatttaaattgtgcatatatagtgtatacagtacatattaattacattattattattattattattattattattattattattattactaattttATAATCATTGCAGTTCTGGGAGCTATGGCACAGATGTGGAGGATTATGGGGACACTGTTTACTTACCAAGACAGCTCAGGTTGggacttgtttgtttgtttttgtttttttatatacaatTGCTACACTTTAATGTATTAACTATTGAACATGATCAATGTTTTGCTACAGACACAATGTTCTCTTCATTGTGGGCCagtatacagtaaataataaaagctaCTTCAGAGTTCAGAAGTATTTTGTGAGAGAACTAATTTTTCCCAAAGTACAACAATTTTTCTCTTTACTTCATAGTTTGA
Protein-coding regions in this window:
- the LOC108280423 gene encoding uncharacterized protein LOC108280423 isoform X1; this translates as MQMEQYDREMCTIEERSAQSTDHLKVTIVAQGGNVFSPIFHNVQGAGCMTLTQSVGGANLSECEARDMTSVMTEYKESVVSMYAYTREYTSCPGEHVLLADRYVDPLIIQRHRVKKEREKEMCSKGKDFFNLRTYDTNQSTGIDDLFSQEDGPNNECPKAVILQGNSGNGKSFMAQKIILDWAKGDLFAGIFDVVFHLRCSELNAISGDISLVELLNCSEEMTQILKDKEKRVLFLVDGFDELRRSLPEKALPIRVDIQAKPAAILSSLLRGIMLKESFLLITTRSTSTKKLGKLLKCPQRFTEIIGFSEKGVQEYFQKFFEDKDLSNQVHDQVKTNEALYTACFSPVMCWLICNVFKQKHNMGTRMTSGLKSTTSIFIDFVFILLEHHCQDLNQTEQFNMLKNLGQLAEEGMLKGKILFERQFVPEVILNLVGLPFLCTFHHREGTHVKEMFSFLHLSFQEFFAALFYVLLDKAEAETKINQLLSSVSDLFKMSKNSHLLPVIQCLFGLSNKKVINLINEKHQHVVSRKIGSLLEKWMHTFVKNDMMTHFSSFTLHCLYEVNDKNVVMNIMKIWETGRAGVNILLSSSQMTDYRAAAYCLQFCRRIRSLYLCASTMQTLKMMETALSKCYELHLTVNYVSDDDAVYLISAMGKGKHLQCLRLEDGSLSDHSVQMIMSTLPKQRSVVDVHLTVKAINHNNTEILMNFHKCLKASGQFSLKVATLKNQEESLCSHFAIHNYNLYEITIKHNVVESSVKCGLALVYLSVAFDSVISHNDMKHLLRISYNLKEIPQFEEHVDALLSFLHSIPGLTTVKLDAKNLSLKSASKILTFSQNRPSVGRHSIRFDVDSLRGINEEDICSLSLFTDDLVYVDGVILHLKLKVHSSSLQDAYETEFKAILLQLSLTFPPMEGATVNWEVLFKMSSHLMKSNQRTCFSLDKQMSTIFSVLQSVPSLTEVNLHLRSLPENWAAEMIYFLQACSSLPFFELRVGNGGETLGMIRGEALRSSDKNSILSFGCRHLDYHDYHGWISPPGYMAGDVHSVLPCITLTITNNTDFFNNSWTTFFHHYNQLKAMTELCPEYDQCLDGLLSVMNTIPALKEVELALRFFTAHVASSILQLFQTSSSLCKIDVMLSRQIRRDRADEQNAREDWKSFQSDDEGDSVYSDISDSNRSAEFSSGSYGTDVEDYGDTVYLPRQLSLNSEIENNDLDLCSELRVRKNARNECKLSLRCDGSNPDTKAVFAYISVIVSEYSGDTEIKWGSFFQSYYETKGLTERNPYFAEKTDALLSFLHVVPGLEEVEFGIHSLTESWAPRILFLCHANPNIRRIRLLLENAQQNDQDSACSSLTIKRNFTDMVTLKIDMLSITTIPSLIHLKLPCSEISNLDGAGLLYRLKCLEGLNDTSQEYNMQLNELISFLRSVPNLQKLKLHIENLTTIWVKRVLSLKTCHSLRKIFVTTLSDDMLMEEAISELKKNWTCQECVVVITGLRCSNPTAKCSKQNWHQECNKNMKLSFCGGQYSEEPLMYGQRETDSESEECKYYTFECYPDVIEVDEEEDGDVFII
- the LOC108280423 gene encoding uncharacterized protein LOC108280423 isoform X3, translated to MQMEQYDREMCTIEERSAQSTDHLKVTIVAQGGNVFSPIFHNVQGAGCMTLTQSVGGANLSECEARDMTSVMTEYKESVVSMYAYTREYTSCPGEHVLLADRYVDPLIIQRHRVKKEREKEMCSKGKDFFNLRTYDTNQSTGIDDLFSQEDGPNNECPKAVILQGNSGNGKSFMAQKIILDWAKGDLFAGIFDVVFHLRCSELNAISGDISLVELLNCSEEMTQILKDKEKRVLFLVDGFDELRRSLPEKALPIRVDIQAKPAAILSSLLRGIMLKESFLLITTRSTSTKKLGKLLKCPQRFTEIIGFSEKGVQEYFQKFFEDKDLSNQVHDQVKTNEALYTACFSPVMCWLICNVFKQKHNMGTRMTSGLKSTTSIFIDFVFILLEHHCQDLNQTEQFNMLKNLGQLAEEGMLKGKILFERQFVPEVILNLVGLPFLCTFHHREGTHVKEMFSFLHLSFQEFFAALFYVLLDKAEAETKINQLLSSVSDLFKMSKNSHLLPVIQCLFGLSNKKVINLINEKHQHVVSRKIGSLLEKWMHTFVKNDMMTHFSSFTLHCLYEVNDKNVVMNIMKIWETGRAGVNILLSSSQMTDYRAAAYCLQFCRRIRSLYLCASTMQTLKMMETALSKCYELHLTVNYVSDDDAVYLISAMGKGKHLQCLRLEDGSLSDHSVQMIMSTLPKQRSVVDVHLTVKAINHNNTEILMNFHKCLKASGQFSLKVATLKNQEESLCSHFAIHNYNLYEITIKHNVVESSVKCGLALVYLSVAFDSVISHNDMKHLLRISYNLKEIPSVGRHSIRFDVDSLRGINEEDICSLSLFTDDLVYVDGVILHLKLKVHSSSLQDAYETEFKAILLQLSLTFPPMEGATVNWEVLFKMSSHLMKSNQRTCFSLDKQMSTIFSVLQSVPSLTEVNLHLRSLPENWAAEMIYFLQACSSLPFFELRVGNGGETLGMIRGEALRSSDKNSILSFGCRHLDYHDYHGWISPPGYMAGDVHSVLPCITLTITNNTDFFNNSWTTFFHHYNQLKAMTELCPEYDQCLDGLLSVMNTIPALKEVELALRFFTAHVASSILQLFQTSSSLCKIDVMLSRQIRRDRADEQNAREDWKSFQSDDEGDSVYSDISDSNRSAEFSSGSYGTDVEDYGDTVYLPRQLSLNSEIENNDLDLCSELRVRKNARNECKLSLRCDGSNPDTKAVFAYISVIVSEYSGDTEIKWGSFFQSYYETKGLTERNPYFAEKTDALLSFLHVVPGLEEVEFGIHSLTESWAPRILFLCHANPNIRRIRLLLENAQQNDQDSACSSLTIKRNFTDMVTLKIDMLSITTIPSLIHLKLPCSEISNLDGAGLLYRLKCLEGLNDTSQEYNMQLNELISFLRSVPNLQKLKLHIENLTTIWVKRVLSLKTCHSLRKIFVTTLSDDMLMEEAISELKKNWTCQECVVVITGLRCSNPTAKCSKQNWHQECNKNMKLSFCGGQYSEEPLMYGQRETDSESEECKYYTFECYPDVIEVDEEEDGDVFII
- the LOC108280423 gene encoding uncharacterized protein LOC108280423 isoform X2 — its product is MQMEQYDREMCTIEERSAQSTDHLKVTIVAQGGNVFSPIFHNVQGAGCMTLTQSVGGANLSECEARDMTSVMTEYKESVVSMYAYTREYTSCPGEHVLLADRYVDPLIIQRHRVKKEREKEMCSKGKDFFNLRTYDTNQSTGIDDLFSQEDGPNNECPKAVILQGNSGNGKSFMAQKIILDWAKGDLFAGIFDVVFHLRCSELNAISGDISLVELLNCSEEMTQILKDKEKRVLFLVDGFDELRRSLPEKALPIRVDIQAKPAAILSSLLRGIMLKESFLLITTRSTSTKKLGKLLKCPQRFTEIIGFSEKGVQEYFQKFFEDKDLSNQVHDQVKTNEALYTACFSPVMCWLICNVFKQKHNMGTRMTSGLKSTTSIFIDFVFILLEHHCQDLNQTEQFNMLKNLGQLAEEGMLKGKILFERQFVPEVILNLVGLPFLCTFHHREGTHVKEMFSFLHLSFQEFFAALFYVLLDKAEAETKINQLLSSVSDLFKMSKNSHLLPVIQCLFGLSNKKVINLINEKHQHVVSRKIGSLLEKWMHTFVKNDMMTHFSSFTLHCLYEVNDKNVVMNIMKIWETGRAGVNILLSSSQMTDYRAAAYCLQFCRRIRSLYLCASTMQTLKMMETALSKCYELHLTVNYVSDDDAVYLISAMGKGKHLQCLRLEDGSLSDHSVQMIMSTLPKQRSVVDVHLTVKAINHNNTEILMNFHKCLKASGQFSLKVATLKNQEESLCSHFAIHNYNLYEITIKHNVVESSVKCGLALVYLSVAFDSVISHNDMKHLLRISYNLKEIPQFEEHVDALLSFLHSIPGLTTVKLDAKNLSLKSASKILTFSQNRPSVGRHSIRFDVDSLRGINEEDICSLSLFTDDLVYVDGVILHLKLKVHSSSLQDAYETEFKAILLQLSLTFPPMEGATVNWEVLFKMSSHLMKSNQRTCFSLDKQMSTIFSVLQSVPSLTEVNLHLRSLPENWAAEMIYFLQACSSLPFFELRVGNGGETLGMIRGEALRSSDKNSILSFGCRHLDYHDYHGWISPPGYMAGDVHSVLPCITLTITNNTDFFNNSWTTFFHHYNQLKAMTELCPEYDQCLDGLLSVMNTIPALKEVELALRFFTAHVASSILQLFQTSSSLCKIDVMLSRQIRRDRADEQNAREDWKSFQSDDEGDSVYSDISDSNRSAEFSSGSYGTDVEDYGDTVYLPRQLSLNSEIENNDLDLCSELRVRKNARNECKLSLRCDGSNPDTKAVFAYISVIVSEYSGDTEIKWGSFFQSYYETKGLTERNPYFAEKTDALLSFLHVVPGLEEVEFGIHSLTESWAPRILFLCHANPNIRRIRVTLKIDMLSITTIPSLIHLKLPCSEISNLDGAGLLYRLKCLEGLNDTSQEYNMQLNELISFLRSVPNLQKLKLHIENLTTIWVKRVLSLKTCHSLRKIFVTTLSDDMLMEEAISELKKNWTCQECVVVITGLRCSNPTAKCSKQNWHQECNKNMKLSFCGGQYSEEPLMYGQRETDSESEECKYYTFECYPDVIEVDEEEDGDVFII